One Clostridium sp. CM027 genomic window carries:
- the xdhC gene encoding xanthine dehydrogenase subunit XdhC produces MANAILNFTVNDEPKQLMIDDRESLTDVLRNHLHLTSVKKGCEVGECGACTVLINDEAFDSCIYLAIWAEGKEIRTIEGLMDGDGNISDIQEAFIDEGAVQCGFCTCGAVMASIPVLEDSKEYTTDEIKKELSGNLCRCTGYENILNAVEKVKKHRCENCNH; encoded by the coding sequence ATGGCTAATGCAATTTTAAACTTCACAGTAAATGATGAACCTAAACAACTTATGATAGATGATAGAGAGTCACTTACGGATGTTCTCAGAAATCATCTTCATCTTACGAGCGTTAAAAAAGGCTGTGAGGTTGGAGAATGTGGAGCTTGTACTGTCCTTATTAATGATGAAGCTTTTGATTCTTGTATTTACCTTGCAATTTGGGCAGAGGGTAAAGAAATTCGTACAATTGAGGGTTTAATGGATGGTGATGGAAATATATCAGATATTCAAGAAGCATTTATTGATGAAGGTGCTGTCCAATGCGGTTTTTGTACATGTGGAGCTGTTATGGCATCTATCCCTGTTCTTGAAGACAGTAAAGAGTATACAACAGATGAAATTAAAAAAGAACTTTCAGGTAATCTTTGCCGTTGTACAGGTTATGAAAATATTTTGAATGCTGTAGAAAAAGTTAAAAAGCATCGTTGCGAAAATTGTAACCATTGA
- the xdhB gene encoding xanthine dehydrogenase subunit XdhB: MYDIGKIYSATSIQDAIQHLVDEPDAVIIAGGSDVLIKIRHGKLAGCSLISIYGLDQLRGISMEENGSIKIGALTSFSHITKNEIIKKHIPVLGDAVDEIGGPQLRNIGTIGGNISNGVTSADSASTLFALNAILEIEGANGKRVIPIAQYYVGPGKVSLKNGEILTAIYITKENYENFTGNYIKYSMRNAMDIATLGCSVTCKLNMQKDVICDVHLAFGVAGPVPMRCPKAEEAIKGMKISDEMFNIFGEIAKTEVNPRTSWRASKDFRLQLVYELCKRALKESIRLSGGVVNG, translated from the coding sequence ATGTATGATATCGGAAAAATATATAGTGCAACTTCAATTCAAGATGCAATACAGCATCTTGTGGATGAACCTGATGCTGTAATTATTGCAGGTGGGAGTGATGTACTTATTAAGATTCGTCATGGAAAGCTTGCTGGATGTTCTCTTATAAGTATTTATGGATTAGACCAGCTAAGAGGAATATCTATGGAGGAAAATGGTAGTATAAAAATAGGCGCCCTTACTAGTTTTTCACATATAACAAAAAATGAAATTATTAAAAAACATATTCCAGTACTGGGAGATGCGGTTGATGAAATAGGAGGCCCACAGTTAAGAAACATTGGCACAATTGGAGGGAATATTTCAAATGGTGTTACAAGTGCTGATAGTGCATCGACGTTATTTGCACTGAATGCTATTCTTGAAATAGAAGGGGCAAATGGGAAGAGGGTTATTCCAATTGCGCAGTATTATGTAGGTCCAGGAAAAGTTAGTTTAAAAAATGGTGAAATACTTACGGCTATATATATTACAAAAGAAAATTATGAAAATTTCACAGGTAATTATATTAAATATTCTATGCGTAATGCAATGGATATTGCAACCCTTGGATGCAGTGTAACTTGCAAACTTAATATGCAAAAAGATGTGATTTGCGATGTACATCTTGCCTTTGGGGTTGCAGGTCCTGTCCCTATGAGATGTCCAAAAGCTGAAGAAGCCATAAAGGGAATGAAAATATCTGATGAAATGTTCAATATTTTTGGAGAAATAGCAAAGACAGAAGTTAATCCGCGTACTTCCTGGCGTGCATCTAAAGATTTTCGTCTCCAGCTTGTTTATGAATTGTGTAAACGGGCTTTAAAGGAATCAATAAGACTATCAGGAGGTGTGGTAAATGGCTAA
- the xdhA gene encoding xanthine dehydrogenase subunit XdhA translates to MSIGKSIKRVDAFDKVTGRALYTDDFQLNNALVAKVLHSKIANGLVKAIDTTEAMKLPGVVKIVTCFDVPDIKFPTAGHPFSIDPSHADIADRKLLNQRVRYYGDDIAAVVAKDNVIATRAINLIKVKYDEYEPLMSIEAALKEGAKAINEDYPDNILSHTSYEMGNYDNAIKEQGLIVFEGEYETPAVKHCQIENPISYAYEEGKRIVVVSSTQIPHITRRVIGQALGVDWGKIRVIKPYIGGGFGNKQDVLYEPLNAYLCKAIGGRCVKLDLTREEDFANTRVRTAMKIKIKSYLRSNGRFVARKVEIYGNKGAYASHGHSVTNKAGHAFKQIYQDAVATKGDMYSVFTNMPPSGAMRGYGIPQITFALESHMDDIAIKLGLDRIEIRKLNAMKVGFVDNQVKCNCNGLYECIEKGRKYIDWDNKIKEYQNQTGPVRKGVGMAIFSYATGVYPISLETASCRIVLNQDGSVQVQMGATEIGQGADTVFSQMVSEVLTIPIENVHMISTQDTDITPFDTGAYASRQSYVSGMAAKKTAIKLKEKIIEHANFMLKVPSGNIDLKDNNIINKETGEVLASLKEVAIHALYNVERSIHITAEETNQCKSNTFSFGVCFVDVEVDIPVGKIKVIKVINVHDSGKIINPALAEAQVHGGMSMGLGYGLSEQLLFNEKTGKLLNDNLLDYKFPTMMDTPHLEAQFAQTYDVSGPFGNKALGEPPAIPVAPAIRNAVLNATGVQFNVAPLTPQRLVEKFKNQNLI, encoded by the coding sequence ATGAGTATTGGGAAAAGTATTAAGAGGGTTGATGCTTTTGATAAAGTAACTGGACGGGCACTATATACAGATGATTTTCAATTAAATAATGCTCTAGTTGCTAAAGTTCTTCATAGTAAAATTGCGAATGGTCTTGTTAAAGCTATTGATACTACAGAGGCGATGAAACTTCCAGGGGTTGTAAAAATTGTAACTTGTTTTGATGTTCCTGATATTAAATTTCCAACAGCTGGGCATCCTTTTTCAATTGACCCGAGTCATGCGGATATTGCAGACCGAAAGTTACTTAATCAAAGAGTTAGATATTATGGTGATGACATAGCAGCTGTAGTTGCTAAAGATAATGTAATTGCAACAAGAGCAATTAATCTTATAAAAGTTAAATACGATGAATATGAACCATTAATGTCCATAGAAGCTGCCTTAAAAGAAGGGGCAAAAGCAATCAATGAAGATTACCCTGATAATATTCTTTCGCATACAAGTTATGAAATGGGTAATTATGATAATGCGATAAAAGAACAAGGACTTATTGTTTTTGAAGGGGAATACGAAACTCCGGCCGTTAAACATTGCCAGATTGAAAATCCAATTTCCTATGCATATGAAGAGGGAAAAAGAATTGTTGTTGTTTCATCAACTCAAATCCCTCATATTACAAGACGTGTAATTGGTCAAGCACTTGGTGTTGATTGGGGTAAAATCAGAGTTATTAAGCCATATATAGGGGGTGGGTTTGGGAATAAACAAGATGTTCTTTATGAACCACTTAATGCATATTTATGTAAGGCTATCGGTGGTAGATGTGTCAAACTTGATCTGACCCGGGAAGAGGATTTTGCTAATACCCGCGTGCGTACTGCCATGAAAATCAAAATTAAAAGTTATCTAAGATCAAATGGACGATTTGTTGCAAGAAAAGTTGAAATATATGGTAATAAAGGCGCTTATGCATCACATGGACATAGTGTAACAAATAAAGCTGGCCACGCATTTAAACAGATATATCAAGATGCGGTTGCAACTAAAGGGGATATGTATTCGGTATTTACGAATATGCCTCCATCTGGTGCCATGCGTGGTTATGGGATACCACAAATCACTTTTGCGCTTGAATCCCATATGGATGATATTGCAATAAAACTTGGGTTAGACAGGATTGAAATAAGAAAACTTAATGCTATGAAAGTAGGTTTTGTTGATAATCAGGTTAAATGCAATTGTAATGGTCTTTACGAATGTATCGAAAAAGGTAGAAAATATATTGATTGGGACAATAAAATTAAAGAATACCAAAATCAAACAGGGCCTGTAAGAAAAGGTGTTGGTATGGCAATATTTAGTTATGCAACAGGTGTTTATCCAATATCACTCGAAACAGCATCTTGTAGGATTGTGCTTAATCAAGATGGTTCTGTTCAAGTTCAAATGGGTGCGACAGAGATAGGTCAGGGGGCAGATACGGTATTTAGTCAAATGGTATCAGAGGTTCTTACTATTCCAATTGAAAATGTCCATATGATATCAACTCAAGATACAGATATTACACCATTTGACACAGGCGCTTATGCATCGAGGCAGTCTTATGTATCAGGGATGGCCGCTAAAAAAACTGCTATAAAGCTCAAAGAAAAAATAATTGAGCACGCAAATTTCATGTTAAAAGTTCCATCAGGAAATATTGATCTTAAAGATAATAATATTATAAACAAGGAAACTGGTGAAGTTTTAGCATCACTTAAAGAAGTTGCTATTCATGCACTTTACAATGTAGAAAGATCAATTCATATAACAGCTGAAGAAACAAACCAATGTAAATCAAATACGTTTTCCTTTGGAGTATGTTTTGTCGATGTTGAAGTTGATATTCCCGTTGGTAAAATTAAAGTTATTAAAGTTATTAATGTACATGATTCTGGTAAAATTATTAATCCAGCACTTGCAGAAGCCCAGGTACATGGTGGTATGAGCATGGGACTCGGTTATGGTTTAAGTGAGCAGCTATTGTTTAATGAAAAGACTGGCAAACTACTTAATGACAATTTACTAGATTATAAATTTCCAACTATGATGGATACACCACACTTGGAAGCACAGTTTGCGCAAACATATGATGTGTCAGGGCCTTTTGGTAACAAGGCACTAGGAGAACCGCCTGCGATCCCCGTTGCACCTGCAATTAGAAATGCTGTGCTAAATGCTACAGGAGTTCAGTTCAATGTTGCTCCGTTAACGCCACAAAGACTTGTAGAAAAATTTAAGAATCAAAATTTGATATAA
- a CDS encoding nucleobase:cation symporter-2 family protein — protein MRTVNSPRNNDGILYKINDKPPIHITIILAFQHIMAAFGGIVAVPLIVGGALGLPVKDIAFLVSAALFAAGIATFIQAKGIGPVGSKLPCVMGTDFTFVGPSIAVGSAFGLPGMFGATIMGSFIEIFLSYFIKPLRKFFPPIVTGTVVMLIGLTLIPVSIDWAAGGVGSKDYGSVRNVCIAFAVMLVIALLNRYGKGLISSASVIIGLVFGYTICFPLGMLDFSAIANASWIEFPTIFKYGVAFKLSAFVAFITAYLVTTVETVGCLMAVGEAAGKEVTSEELSKGILADGVGSLIAGFINAGPNTSFSQNVGLIPLTKVASRFVVAVAGIILMGLGIFPKIGALIAIMPSPVLGGAGIIMFGMIVSAGIKTIKGVELNNRNMLILAISIGIGLGVTVRPDLLNSMPSAVKSFFSSGISAGTVSALLLNFVLKEESKANLDSKTVSQ, from the coding sequence ATGAGGACAGTAAATTCACCTAGAAACAACGATGGTATCTTGTATAAGATAAACGACAAACCACCAATCCACATTACAATCATACTTGCTTTTCAACACATTATGGCGGCGTTCGGAGGTATTGTAGCAGTTCCACTAATAGTTGGAGGTGCTTTAGGACTACCAGTGAAAGACATTGCATTTTTAGTAAGTGCCGCATTATTTGCAGCGGGCATCGCTACATTTATTCAAGCCAAAGGAATTGGTCCTGTAGGGTCTAAACTTCCATGTGTTATGGGAACTGATTTTACATTTGTTGGACCATCTATAGCAGTAGGTTCTGCTTTCGGGTTGCCGGGAATGTTTGGTGCAACAATAATGGGATCTTTCATTGAGATTTTTTTAAGTTATTTTATTAAACCACTGAGGAAGTTTTTTCCACCAATTGTAACGGGAACTGTTGTTATGTTAATTGGTTTAACTTTAATACCTGTATCAATAGATTGGGCTGCTGGTGGAGTCGGATCTAAAGATTATGGAAGCGTGAGGAATGTATGTATAGCGTTTGCGGTTATGTTAGTAATTGCTTTATTAAATAGATACGGTAAAGGACTCATTTCTTCTGCATCAGTTATAATTGGTCTGGTATTTGGATACACAATATGTTTTCCATTAGGAATGCTTGATTTTTCAGCAATTGCAAATGCTAGCTGGATTGAATTTCCAACAATTTTCAAATATGGTGTTGCCTTTAAGCTCAGTGCATTTGTTGCATTTATTACAGCGTATCTAGTAACAACTGTTGAGACGGTAGGATGTCTTATGGCTGTTGGTGAAGCAGCGGGAAAAGAGGTAACTTCAGAAGAACTTTCAAAAGGTATACTTGCCGATGGTGTTGGGTCTCTTATAGCAGGATTTATTAATGCTGGGCCTAATACATCATTTTCGCAGAATGTTGGGCTTATACCACTTACTAAAGTTGCAAGTAGATTTGTAGTTGCTGTTGCTGGAATTATTTTAATGGGACTAGGTATATTTCCTAAAATTGGTGCCCTTATTGCAATTATGCCAAGCCCGGTTTTAGGTGGTGCCGGTATTATAATGTTTGGAATGATAGTATCAGCGGGAATTAAGACTATTAAAGGTGTAGAACTTAACAACAGAAATATGCTTATACTTGCGATTTCAATTGGAATAGGGTTAGGAGTTACTGTAAGGCCAGACCTTTTAAATAGTATGCCGTCAGCAGTTAAAAGTTTCTTTTCTTCAGGTATAAGTGCAGGTACAGTGTCAGCTCTATTACTTAATTTTGTATTAAAAGAAGAATCGAAAGCTAACTTAGATTCAAAAACAGTTTCACAATAA
- a CDS encoding glutamate-5-semialdehyde dehydrogenase, producing MNFEDYIINIGRRAKDASRIMVTASTNAKNNALLHMAKALINSENAIIEANIKDMELGKKNNLSVAMLDRLMINQQRIENMAEGLKNVASLPDPIGDGIKRWKRPNDLDISMVRVPLGVIGMIYESRPNVTVDAAALCLKAGNSIILRGGSEAINTNMALAKVIKKAATFAGLPEGCIQLIEMVDRELVNKLVKLNDYVDVIIPRGGAGLKKAIIANATVPVIETGLGICHIYVDSEADLGMAEEIVVNAKTQRPGVCNAVETVLVHENIASEFLPRLAQRLYGLGVEIRICEKGIEIIKDAKAAIDADWDTEYLDLILSIKVVESMEEAIDHIFKYGTKHSEAIITNNYRNSQRFLMQVDASCVYVNASTRFTDGAEFGFGAEIGISNQKLHARGPMGLEQLTTTKYLIYGDGQVRE from the coding sequence TTGAATTTTGAAGATTATATTATAAATATAGGCAGACGTGCTAAAGATGCGTCTAGAATCATGGTTACTGCTAGCACTAATGCGAAAAATAATGCACTTTTACATATGGCAAAAGCTTTAATAAACAGTGAAAACGCTATAATTGAAGCAAATATTAAGGATATGGAATTAGGTAAGAAAAATAATTTGTCTGTTGCAATGCTGGATAGATTAATGATTAATCAGCAGAGAATTGAAAATATGGCTGAGGGACTTAAAAATGTTGCATCACTTCCTGATCCTATAGGTGACGGAATAAAAAGATGGAAAAGACCAAATGATTTAGATATTTCCATGGTAAGAGTTCCATTGGGCGTTATAGGTATGATATATGAGTCAAGGCCAAATGTAACTGTAGATGCAGCAGCTTTATGCTTAAAGGCAGGTAATTCAATAATACTCAGAGGAGGTTCAGAGGCTATAAATACTAATATGGCTTTAGCTAAAGTTATTAAAAAAGCTGCTACTTTCGCAGGACTACCAGAAGGGTGTATTCAGCTTATTGAAATGGTGGATAGAGAATTAGTAAATAAGTTAGTAAAGCTTAATGATTACGTAGATGTAATTATTCCTAGAGGTGGCGCTGGACTTAAAAAAGCCATTATAGCAAATGCTACTGTACCAGTAATCGAGACAGGGCTAGGTATTTGTCATATATATGTGGATTCAGAGGCTGATTTAGGTATGGCGGAAGAAATAGTAGTTAACGCTAAAACTCAAAGACCGGGAGTATGTAATGCAGTAGAAACAGTACTTGTACATGAAAATATTGCTAGTGAGTTTTTACCAAGGCTTGCACAAAGACTTTATGGATTAGGTGTGGAAATTAGAATATGTGAAAAAGGAATTGAAATTATTAAAGATGCGAAGGCTGCGATCGACGCGGATTGGGATACTGAGTATTTGGATTTAATACTTTCAATTAAAGTTGTTGAGTCAATGGAAGAAGCTATTGACCATATTTTTAAATACGGAACAAAACATTCAGAAGCTATAATAACTAATAATTATAGAAATTCGCAGAGATTTTTAATGCAAGTAGATGCCTCTTGTGTATATGTAAATGCTTCTACAAGATTTACAGATGGCGCAGAATTTGGATTTGGTGCAGAAATAGGTATAAGCAATCAAAAACTTCATGCTAGGGGCCCAATGGGGCTTGAGCAGTTAACAACTACAAAATATCTTATATATGGAGATGGGCAAGTTAGGGAATAA
- the proB gene encoding glutamate 5-kinase codes for MNSRKEYLKGVTKIVVKVGTSTLTHSTGLLNFKRIENLIRQLADIHNQGIQVVLVTSGAIGAGMGKLGFTVRPETIPEKQAAAAVGQGILIHMYEKFFSEYGKTIAQILLTKEDIVDNTRYLNAHNTFLTLLSQGVIPVVNENDAVIVDEIMFGDNDTLSAMVTSLIGADLLIILSDIDGLYDSNPRTNSDAKIIYNVSEITDEIKESAEGVGSNLGTGGMATKIKAAEIVVAANASMIIAEGSEPNIINDILEGREVGTLFERNTKTMSER; via the coding sequence ATGAACAGTAGAAAAGAATATTTAAAAGGTGTAACAAAAATTGTGGTAAAGGTAGGAACTTCAACATTAACCCACTCTACAGGATTATTAAATTTTAAACGTATTGAAAATCTTATAAGACAATTGGCAGATATTCATAATCAAGGAATTCAGGTTGTACTAGTCACCTCTGGAGCGATAGGAGCAGGCATGGGGAAATTAGGGTTTACGGTGAGGCCGGAAACAATACCAGAAAAGCAGGCAGCGGCCGCTGTAGGTCAAGGCATTTTAATTCACATGTATGAAAAGTTTTTTTCAGAGTATGGAAAGACTATAGCACAGATTCTTTTAACAAAAGAGGATATCGTAGATAATACAAGATATCTAAATGCCCATAATACGTTTTTGACGTTACTATCTCAGGGGGTTATACCTGTAGTAAATGAAAATGATGCTGTAATCGTTGATGAAATAATGTTTGGAGACAATGACACATTATCTGCAATGGTAACAAGTCTAATAGGTGCGGATTTATTGATAATACTTTCCGATATTGATGGATTGTATGACTCAAACCCTAGGACAAATTCTGATGCGAAAATCATTTATAATGTATCCGAGATTACTGATGAAATTAAGGAATCTGCAGAAGGTGTAGGGTCAAATCTTGGAACTGGGGGTATGGCAACTAAGATTAAGGCAGCAGAAATTGTAGTAGCTGCAAATGCATCTATGATTATTGCAGAAGGCTCTGAACCTAATATTATTAATGATATTTTAGAAGGTCGTGAAGTAGGGACATTATTCGAAAGAAATACAAAAACCATGAGCGAGAGATAG
- a CDS encoding asparagine synthase translates to MREGLIPTMLGAVVTTAGASFSKNSMNKKNMLPMIEAGVIGFGLAHIVLGAIDLVEHRR, encoded by the coding sequence ATGCGTGAAGGATTAATTCCAACTATGTTAGGTGCAGTTGTTACTACGGCTGGAGCATCATTTTCAAAAAACAGTATGAATAAAAAAAATATGCTTCCTATGATTGAAGCAGGTGTTATTGGCTTCGGGCTTGCTCACATTGTGTTAGGAGCAATTGATTTGGTTGAACACAGACGATAA
- a CDS encoding amidohydrolase encodes MILIKNANIHSMANKDFENGMILIDHGKIIAIANDVNPPRNAEIIDVKNKFVMPGMIDAHCHLGMWEDGMGFEGADGNEAVDPVTPHLRAIDAINPMDICFKDAIDAGITTVATGPGSANVIGGQFTVIKTYGNRIDDMIVNECLAMKVAFGENPKRVYHAQKKSPSTRMGTAAILRENLIKAKMYIEKQNKALENPDKMPEFDMKMEALAKVIKKEIPLKAHAHRADDILTALRVAKEFNIDITLDHCTEGHLIIDYLKEGIQKGVILGPSLSNRSKVELKNLTFKTPGILSKAGIKVAIMTDHPVIPLQYLPVCAGIASREGMDEEEALKAITINAAEILGIDGIVGSLEIGKDADIVIYSGHPFDLRSKVALVMVNGEIVKNEISKEF; translated from the coding sequence ATGATTTTAATTAAAAATGCCAATATACACAGTATGGCAAATAAGGATTTTGAAAATGGAATGATTTTAATCGATCATGGTAAAATTATTGCTATTGCAAATGACGTAAATCCACCCCGTAACGCAGAAATTATCGATGTTAAAAATAAGTTTGTTATGCCAGGAATGATTGATGCACACTGCCATCTTGGAATGTGGGAAGACGGAATGGGCTTTGAAGGTGCTGATGGTAATGAGGCTGTTGACCCAGTTACCCCTCATTTAAGAGCAATCGACGCTATTAATCCTATGGATATATGTTTCAAAGATGCAATCGACGCTGGAATAACAACCGTTGCAACTGGTCCAGGTAGCGCCAATGTAATTGGTGGACAGTTTACGGTTATTAAAACCTATGGAAATAGAATTGATGATATGATTGTAAATGAGTGTCTTGCTATGAAAGTCGCCTTTGGTGAAAATCCTAAAAGGGTATATCATGCTCAGAAAAAATCCCCCAGCACAAGAATGGGCACTGCTGCTATTTTAAGAGAAAATCTCATTAAGGCAAAGATGTATATAGAAAAACAAAATAAAGCCTTAGAAAATCCTGATAAAATGCCTGAATTTGACATGAAAATGGAAGCTTTAGCAAAGGTCATAAAAAAAGAAATACCTCTAAAAGCTCATGCTCATAGAGCTGATGATATCCTTACTGCTCTTCGAGTCGCAAAGGAATTTAATATAGATATAACCCTTGATCATTGCACAGAAGGCCACTTAATTATAGATTATTTAAAAGAAGGCATTCAAAAGGGTGTAATATTAGGTCCTTCGCTTTCTAATAGATCAAAAGTAGAACTTAAAAATTTAACTTTTAAAACGCCTGGAATTTTATCAAAAGCGGGTATAAAAGTAGCCATAATGACAGACCATCCTGTTATCCCACTTCAATATCTCCCAGTATGTGCTGGCATTGCATCAAGAGAGGGTATGGATGAAGAAGAGGCCCTTAAGGCAATAACTATAAATGCTGCAGAAATACTTGGCATAGATGGCATTGTTGGAAGCTTGGAAATTGGAAAGGATGCCGATATTGTTATATATAGTGGACATCCCTTTGATTTAAGAAGTAAAGTAGCATTGGTAATGGTTAATGGTGAAATTGTAAAAAATGAAATTTCAAAGGAATTTTAA
- a CDS encoding carbon starvation protein A, producing the protein MVSFILAIIALIAGYFIYGTIVEKAFGADESIKTPAVRLADGVDFVEMPGWKIFLIQFLNIAGLGPIFGAIAGAMWGPVAFLWIVFGCIFAGGVHDYFSGMLSARHDGASIPEVVGKYLGKGFQNFMRVFSVIVLILVGVVFVTGPAGILKDLTGMNFQLLVYIIFAYYLLATMVPIDKLIGKIYPIFGFCLLIMAVGIAFALIFGRYHIPEVTLSNLVNMHSNSDKNPIFPMLFITIACGAISGFHATQSPLMARCISSEKQGKKIFYGSMIVEGIVALIWAAAAMSFFGGVDQLNATMAISGHTAAWVVNESSISLLGKVGGILAILGVVACPITSGDTAFRSARLTLADAFKFSQGPIKNRFVISIPLFVVGFILTKMDFAIIWRYFGWSNQTLATIVLWTAGMYMVSMGKKHWMATVPATFMTAVCTSYILIAPEGFKLSQNISYTIGIIGAIAAMVIFLIASKKVELKSNINI; encoded by the coding sequence ATGGTATCATTTATTTTAGCAATTATAGCGCTTATAGCAGGTTATTTTATTTACGGCACAATTGTAGAAAAAGCTTTTGGAGCAGACGAGTCAATTAAAACACCCGCTGTAAGGCTAGCGGATGGTGTAGATTTTGTTGAAATGCCTGGATGGAAGATTTTCTTAATTCAATTTCTTAACATTGCAGGATTAGGACCTATATTTGGAGCAATTGCAGGTGCAATGTGGGGTCCAGTTGCATTTTTGTGGATTGTCTTTGGATGCATCTTTGCAGGTGGAGTTCATGATTACTTTTCAGGTATGCTATCAGCAAGACATGATGGTGCAAGTATTCCTGAAGTTGTAGGAAAATATCTTGGTAAAGGATTTCAAAACTTTATGAGAGTGTTTTCGGTAATAGTTTTAATACTAGTAGGAGTAGTTTTCGTAACTGGACCAGCAGGTATATTAAAAGATTTAACAGGTATGAATTTTCAACTATTAGTTTATATAATATTCGCATATTATTTACTGGCAACAATGGTTCCAATAGATAAGCTTATTGGAAAAATATATCCTATATTTGGATTTTGCTTGTTGATTATGGCAGTTGGTATTGCTTTTGCTTTAATCTTTGGTAGGTACCATATTCCAGAAGTGACACTATCAAATTTGGTTAATATGCATTCAAATTCAGATAAAAATCCAATATTTCCTATGTTATTCATAACTATTGCTTGTGGTGCTATTTCGGGGTTCCATGCAACTCAATCGCCTTTAATGGCAAGGTGTATAAGTAGTGAAAAACAAGGTAAAAAGATATTTTATGGTTCAATGATCGTGGAAGGTATAGTTGCATTAATTTGGGCAGCGGCAGCAATGAGTTTTTTTGGAGGAGTAGATCAGTTAAATGCTACTATGGCGATTAGTGGTCATACAGCAGCGTGGGTAGTAAACGAATCTTCAATTAGTTTGCTTGGAAAAGTTGGTGGAATCTTGGCTATACTCGGGGTTGTAGCATGTCCTATAACTTCTGGTGATACAGCGTTTAGAAGTGCAAGATTAACTTTGGCTGATGCATTTAAATTTAGTCAAGGTCCTATTAAAAACAGATTTGTAATTAGTATTCCACTATTTGTGGTAGGATTCATATTAACTAAGATGGATTTTGCAATAATATGGAGATACTTTGGATGGTCTAATCAAACTTTAGCTACTATAGTATTATGGACAGCGGGTATGTATATGGTTAGTATGGGTAAAAAACACTGGATGGCAACGGTGCCGGCTACATTTATGACAGCCGTATGTACTTCTTACATCTTAATTGCCCCAGAGGGGTTTAAACTTTCACAAAATATTTCATACACGATCGGGATTATAGGAGCAATTGCAGCAATGGTAATTTTCTTGATTGCATCAAAAAAGGTAGAATTAAAAAGCAACATTAATATATAA